A genomic region of uncultured Roseibium sp. contains the following coding sequences:
- a CDS encoding LamG-like jellyroll fold domain-containing protein has translation MGEMTSGAAYQEGTDQGETIEGTEQDDAINAGLGDDTVNGKDGNDILQGSYGNDILNGGDGNDVLDGGHGEDILNGGDGNDLLISQSDGREGEVAYDPDRDEGDPLGELTDGKLYPDQPLHADDVMTGGAGADTFYFQTLINAKARFIEEHTQDDGTIRWHGVAGENENIHDHWVGVIGNDIITDFNRAEGDSILIEGHTTKISSITYGDSNNDGIVDHSVISLYSDQGSGGGAHANDELGTVTVYGDLITLSDISTSAKPAYGIVKSIADIDEAIKPIEMGTDRGEIAPPDDIPTQDDLPLPEGMTPVFAIAGATEFSGEKGDYLDAGDAEALSLAAGTIALTFNADHVWGQQALFSKDGSGYDDGGHLTVWLKDGRIIVRQQTDDSTEYLKVPDLTIEKDTDYHFAVSFGEDGLNVHVNGQLWAAEPEMKQGMDMNERSFLVGASGAWRSSDSQTAHQQFNGTISNVMVFDEQLGGEAMATLAGEVDPAFEADALAALAQDDLMPAFQQLHHGSDEAKALAMAYGFNHMGEMTSGAAYQEGTDQGETIEGTEQDDAINAGLGDDTVNGKDGNDILQGSYGNDILNGGDGNDVLDGGHGEDILNGGDGNDLLISQSDGREGEVAYDPDRDEGDPLGELTDGKLYPDQPLHADDVMTGGAGADTFYFQTLINAKARFIEEHTQDDGTIRWHGVAGENENIHDHWVGVIGNDIITDFNRAEGDSILIEGHTTKISSITYGDSNNDGIVDHSVISLYSDQGSGGGAHANDELGTVTVYGDLITLSDISTSAKPAYGIVKSIADIDEAIKPIEMGTDRGEIAPPDDIPTQDDLPLPEGMTPVFAIAGATEFSGEKGDYLDAGDAEALSLAAGTIALTFNADHVWGQQALFSKDGSGYDDGGHLTVWLKDGRIIVRQQTDDSTEYLKVPDLTIEKDTDYHFAVSFGEDGLNVHVNGQLWAAEPEMKQGMDMNERSFLVGASGAWRSSDSQTAHQQFNGTISNVMVFDEQLGGEAMAALAGEVDPAFEADALAALAQDDLMPAFQQLHHGSDEAKALAMAYGFNHMGEMTSGAAYQEGTDQGETIEGTEQDDAINAGLGDDTVNGKDGNDILQGSYGNDILNGGDGNDVLDGGHGEDILNGGDGNDLLISQSDGREGEVAYDPDRDEGDPLGELTDGKLYPDQPLHADDVMTGGAGADTFYFQTLINAKARFIEEHTQDDGTIRWHGVAGENENIHDHWVGVIGNDIITDFNRAEGDSILIEGHTTKISSITYGDSNNDGIVDHSVISLYSDQGSGGGAHANDELGTVTVYGDLITLSDISTSAKPAYGIVKSIANIDEAIKPIEMGTDRGEIAPPDDIPTQDDLPLPEGMTPVFAIAGEMVLDGTRDGQIAIQHSEEMEISEGTIAFSFRADTVSGCDALFSKDASGYVTGGHLTAWVTDGGDIKVRFQDETSSLWLKAEDVFDVGKEHDFAFTFGEDGAVLYVDGVAVDSDDDFESDWLGNEEYLMIGANGWSSPSGEIGWTGNHFDGVISDFTVLGEQIDADRLRDELFA, from the coding sequence ATGGGCGAGATGACCTCCGGTGCCGCCTACCAGGAAGGCACCGACCAGGGCGAGACCATCGAGGGAACCGAGCAGGACGATGCCATCAATGCCGGCCTTGGTGACGACACCGTCAACGGCAAGGACGGCAACGACATCCTCCAGGGCTCCTACGGCAACGACATTCTCAACGGCGGCGACGGCAACGACGTCCTCGACGGCGGACACGGCGAGGACATCCTCAACGGCGGTGACGGCAACGACCTGCTCATCTCACAGTCCGACGGGCGCGAGGGCGAGGTCGCCTACGACCCGGACCGCGACGAGGGCGATCCGCTGGGAGAACTCACCGACGGCAAGCTCTATCCCGACCAGCCCCTTCATGCCGACGACGTCATGACAGGCGGCGCGGGCGCAGACACCTTCTACTTCCAGACCCTCATCAACGCCAAGGCCCGCTTCATCGAGGAACACACACAGGATGACGGCACAATAAGGTGGCATGGCGTGGCCGGAGAGAACGAAAACATCCACGACCACTGGGTCGGCGTCATCGGCAACGACATCATCACCGACTTCAACCGCGCCGAGGGCGACAGCATCCTGATCGAGGGACACACCACCAAGATCAGCTCCATCACCTATGGCGACAGCAACAATGACGGCATCGTCGACCACTCCGTCATCTCCCTTTATTCCGACCAGGGATCGGGCGGAGGCGCCCACGCGAATGACGAGCTGGGAACCGTCACCGTCTATGGCGACCTGATCACGCTCTCCGACATCTCCACCTCCGCCAAACCGGCCTACGGCATCGTCAAGTCCATCGCCGATATCGACGAGGCCATCAAGCCCATCGAGATGGGAACCGACCGCGGCGAGATCGCACCGCCCGACGACATCCCGACACAGGACGACCTGCCCCTCCCCGAAGGCATGACCCCCGTCTTCGCCATCGCGGGCGCAACGGAGTTCTCCGGCGAGAAGGGCGACTACCTGGATGCGGGCGATGCGGAAGCGCTGTCGCTTGCGGCAGGCACCATCGCGCTCACCTTCAACGCCGATCATGTCTGGGGACAACAGGCCCTCTTTTCCAAGGACGGCAGCGGCTATGACGACGGCGGGCACCTCACCGTCTGGCTCAAGGACGGGCGCATCATCGTGCGCCAGCAGACCGACGACAGCACAGAGTATCTCAAGGTCCCGGACCTGACGATCGAGAAGGATACCGACTACCACTTCGCCGTCTCTTTCGGCGAGGACGGCCTCAATGTCCATGTCAACGGACAGCTCTGGGCCGCCGAGCCGGAGATGAAGCAGGGCATGGACATGAACGAGCGCTCCTTCCTGGTCGGCGCTTCCGGGGCCTGGCGCTCCAGCGACAGCCAGACAGCCCACCAGCAGTTCAACGGCACAATCTCAAACGTCATGGTCTTCGACGAACAGCTCGGGGGCGAGGCCATGGCGACGCTGGCAGGCGAGGTCGACCCGGCATTCGAGGCCGATGCCCTGGCCGCCCTCGCCCAGGACGACCTGATGCCTGCCTTCCAGCAGCTCCATCACGGTTCCGACGAGGCCAAGGCGCTCGCCATGGCCTACGGCTTCAACCACATGGGCGAGATGACCTCCGGTGCCGCCTACCAGGAAGGCACCGACCAGGGCGAGACCATCGAGGGAACCGAGCAGGACGATGCCATCAATGCCGGCCTTGGTGACGACACCGTCAACGGCAAGGACGGCAACGACATCCTCCAGGGCTCCTACGGCAACGACATTCTCAACGGCGGCGACGGCAACGACGTCCTCGACGGCGGACACGGCGAGGACATCCTCAACGGCGGTGACGGCAACGACCTGCTCATCTCACAGTCCGACGGGCGCGAGGGCGAGGTCGCCTACGACCCGGACCGCGACGAGGGCGATCCGCTGGGAGAACTCACCGACGGCAAGCTCTATCCCGACCAGCCCCTTCATGCCGACGACGTCATGACAGGCGGCGCGGGCGCAGACACCTTCTACTTCCAGACCCTCATCAACGCCAAGGCCCGCTTCATCGAGGAACACACACAGGATGACGGCACAATAAGGTGGCATGGCGTGGCCGGAGAGAACGAAAACATCCACGACCACTGGGTCGGCGTCATCGGCAACGACATCATCACCGACTTCAACCGCGCCGAGGGCGACAGCATCCTGATCGAGGGACACACCACCAAGATCAGCTCCATCACCTATGGCGACAGCAACAATGACGGCATCGTCGACCACTCCGTCATCTCCCTTTATTCCGACCAGGGATCGGGCGGAGGCGCCCACGCGAATGACGAGCTGGGAACCGTCACCGTCTATGGCGACCTGATCACGCTCTCCGACATCTCCACCTCCGCCAAACCGGCCTACGGCATCGTCAAGTCCATCGCCGATATCGACGAGGCCATCAAGCCCATCGAGATGGGAACCGACCGCGGCGAGATCGCACCGCCCGACGACATCCCGACACAGGACGACCTGCCCCTCCCCGAAGGCATGACCCCCGTCTTCGCCATCGCGGGCGCAACGGAGTTCTCCGGCGAGAAGGGCGACTACCTGGATGCGGGCGATGCGGAAGCGCTGTCGCTTGCGGCAGGCACCATCGCGCTCACCTTCAACGCCGATCATGTCTGGGGACAACAGGCCCTCTTTTCCAAGGACGGCAGCGGCTATGACGACGGCGGGCACCTCACCGTCTGGCTCAAGGACGGGCGCATCATCGTGCGCCAGCAGACCGACGACAGCACAGAGTATCTCAAGGTCCCGGACCTGACGATCGAGAAGGATACCGACTACCACTTCGCCGTCTCTTTCGGCGAGGACGGCCTCAATGTCCATGTCAACGGACAGCTCTGGGCCGCCGAGCCGGAGATGAAGCAGGGCATGGACATGAACGAGCGCTCCTTCCTGGTCGGCGCTTCCGGGGCCTGGCGCTCCAGCGACAGCCAGACAGCCCACCAGCAGTTCAACGGCACAATCTCAAACGTCATGGTCTTCGACGAACAGCTCGGGGGCGAGGCCATGGCGGCGCTGGCAGGCGAGGTCGACCCGGCATTCGAGGCCGATGCCCTGGCCGCCCTCGCCCAGGACGACCTGATGCCTGCCTTCCAGCAGCTCCATCACGGTTCCGACGAGGCCAAGGCGCTCGCCATGGCCTACGGCTTCAACCACATGGGCGAGATGACCTCCGGTGCCGCCTATCAGGAAGGTACCGACCAGGGCGAGACCATCGAGGGAACCGAGCAGGACGATGCCATCAATGCCGGCCTCGGTGACGACACCGTCAACGGCAAGGACGGCAACGACATCCTCCAGGGCTCCTACGGCAACGACATTCTCAACGGCGGCGACGGCAACGACGTCCTCGACGGCGGACACGGCGAGGACATCCTCAACGGCGGTGACGGCAACGACCTGCTCATCTCACAGTCCGACGGGCGCGAGGGCGAGGTCGCCTACGACCCGGACCGCGACGAGGGCGATCCGCTGGGAGAACTCACCGACGGCAAGCTCTATCCCGACCAGCCCCTTCATGCCGACGACGTCATGACAGGCGGCGCGGGCGCAGACACCTTCTACTTCCAGACCCTCATCAACGCCAAGGCCCGCTTCATCGAGGAACACACACAGGATGACGGCACAATAAGGTGGCATGGCGTGGCCGGAGAGAACGAAAACATCCACGACCACTGGGTCGGCGTCATCGGCAACGACATCATCACCGACTTCAACCGCGCCGAGGGCGACAGCATCCTGATCGAGGGACACACCACCAAGATCAGCTCCATCACCTATGGCGACAGCAACAATGACGGCATCGTCGACCACTCCGTCATCTCCCTTTATTCCGACCAGGGATCGGGCGGAGGCGCCCACGCGAATGACGAGCTGGGAACCGTCACCGTCTATGGCGACCTGATCACGCTCTCCGACATCTCCACCTCCGCCAAACCGGCCTACGGCATCGTCAAGTCCATCGCCAACATCGACGAGGCCATCAAGCCCATCGAGATGGGAACCGACCGCGGCGAGATCGCACCGCCCGACGACATCCCGACACAGGACGACCTCCCCCTGCCCGAAGGCATGACACCCGTCTTTGCCATCGCGGGCGAGATGGTGCTGGACGGTACGCGCGACGGCCAGATCGCGATACAGCATTCTGAGGAGATGGAAATCTCTGAAGGAACGATCGCGTTTTCCTTCAGGGCCGATACCGTAAGCGGCTGCGATGCGCTGTTTTCGAAGGATGCAAGCGGATACGTCACCGGCGGCCATCTCACGGCCTGGGTCACTGATGGAGGCGACATCAAGGTGCGTTTCCAGGATGAGACAAGTTCGTTGTGGCTCAAGGCGGAAGACGTCTTCGACGTCGGCAAGGAACACGATTTCGCGTTCACGTTCGGTGAAGACGGCGCGGTCCTTTATGTCGACGGGGTCGCCGTCGACAGCGACGACGACTTTGAGTCCGACTGGCTCGGCAACGAGGAATACCTGATGATCGGCGCGAATGGCTGGAGCAGCCCGAGTGGTGAGATCGGGTGGACCGGCAATCATTTCGACGGGGTCATTTCGGACTTCACCGTGCTGGGTGAACAGATCGATGCGGACCGGCTCCGGGACGAACTGTTCGCCTGA
- a CDS encoding LamG-like jellyroll fold domain-containing protein, with protein sequence MPTTRSTTVPSPVFAIAGATEFSGEKGDYLDAGDAEALSLAAGTIALTFNADHVWGQQALFSKDGSGYDDGGHLTVWLKDGRIIVRQQTDDSTEYLKVPDLTIEKDTDYHFAVSFGEDGLNVHVNGQLWAAEPEMKQGMDMNERSFLVGASGAWRSSDSQTAHQQFNGTISNVMVFDEQLGGEAMAALAGEVDPAFEADALAALAQDDLMPAFQQLHHGSDEAKALAMAYGFNHMGEMTSGAAYQEGTDQGETIEGTEQDDAINAGLGDDTVNGKDGNDILQGSYGNDILNGGDGNDVLDGGHGEDILNGGDGNDLLISQSDGREGEVAYDPDRDEGDPLGELTDGKLYPDQPLHADDVMTGGAGADTFYFQTLINAKARFIEEHTQDDGTIMAWPTNIHDHWVGVIGNDIITGNRHPDRGTHHQDSSINDGIVDHSVISLYSDQGSGGGAHANDELDRNKHLRHRQVHRRYRRGHQAHRGWEPTAARSHGIPTQDDLPLPEGMAWRGRNGVLRTSAHLQRDAEACLGTHPRTMTTAGTSPSGSRTGASSAPADDDSHPLRRLLRRGRPQCRQRTAHHGRSFNLALQRQPDSPPAVQRHNLKRHGLRRTARGRGHGDAGRRGRHRCPGRPRPGRPDACLPAAPSRFRRGQGARHGLRLQPHGRDDLRCRLPGRHRPGRDHRGNRAGRCHQCRPW encoded by the coding sequence ATGCCAACGACCAGATCGACCACAGTCCCGTCCCCCGTCTTCGCCATCGCGGGCGCAACGGAGTTCTCCGGCGAGAAGGGCGACTACCTGGATGCGGGCGATGCGGAAGCGCTGTCGCTTGCGGCAGGCACCATCGCGCTCACCTTCAACGCCGATCATGTCTGGGGACAACAGGCCCTCTTTTCCAAGGACGGCAGCGGCTATGACGACGGCGGGCACCTCACCGTCTGGCTCAAGGACGGGCGCATCATCGTGCGCCAGCAGACCGACGACAGCACAGAGTATCTCAAGGTCCCGGACCTGACGATCGAGAAGGATACCGACTACCACTTCGCCGTCTCTTTCGGCGAGGACGGCCTCAATGTCCATGTCAACGGACAGCTCTGGGCCGCCGAGCCGGAGATGAAGCAGGGCATGGACATGAACGAGCGCTCCTTCCTGGTCGGCGCTTCCGGGGCCTGGCGCTCCAGCGACAGCCAGACAGCCCACCAGCAGTTCAACGGCACAATCTCAAACGTCATGGTCTTCGACGAACAGCTCGGGGGCGAGGCCATGGCGGCGCTGGCAGGCGAGGTCGACCCGGCATTCGAGGCCGATGCCCTGGCCGCCCTCGCCCAGGACGACCTGATGCCTGCCTTCCAGCAGCTCCATCACGGTTCCGACGAGGCCAAGGCGCTCGCCATGGCCTACGGCTTCAACCACATGGGCGAGATGACCTCCGGTGCCGCCTATCAGGAAGGTACCGACCAGGGCGAGACCATCGAGGGAACCGAGCAGGACGATGCCATCAATGCCGGCCTCGGTGACGACACCGTCAACGGCAAGGACGGCAACGACATCCTCCAGGGCTCCTACGGCAACGACATTCTCAACGGCGGCGACGGCAACGACGTCCTCGACGGCGGACACGGCGAGGACATCCTCAACGGCGGTGACGGCAACGACCTGCTCATCTCACAGTCCGACGGGCGCGAGGGCGAGGTCGCCTACGACCCGGACCGCGACGAGGGCGATCCGCTGGGAGAACTCACCGACGGCAAGCTCTATCCCGACCAGCCCCTTCATGCCGACGACGTCATGACAGGCGGCGCGGGCGCAGACACCTTCTACTTCCAGACCCTCATCAACGCCAAGGCCCGCTTCATCGAGGAACACACACAGGATGACGGCACAATCATGGCGTGGCCGACAAACATCCACGACCACTGGGTCGGCGTCATCGGCAACGACATCATCACCGGCAACAGACATCCTGATCGAGGGACACACCACCAAGACAGCTCCATCAACGACGGCATCGTCGACCACTCCGTCATCTCCCTTTATTCCGACCAGGGATCGGGCGGAGGCGCCCACGCGAATGACGAGCTCGACCGGAACAAACACCTACGGCATCGTCAAGTCCATCGCCGATATCGACGAGGCCATCAAGCCCATCGAGGATGGGAACCGACCGCGGCGAGATCGCACGGCATCCCGACACAGGACGACCTGCCCCTCCCCGAAGGCATGGCATGGCGTGGGCGCAACGGAGTTCTCCGAACGAGCGCTCACCTTCAACGCGATGCGGAAGCATGTCTGGGGACACATCCAAGGACGATGACGACGGCGGGCACCTCACCGTCTGGCTCAAGGACGGGCGCATCATCGGCGCCAGCAGACGACGACAGTCATCCACTTCGCCGTCTCCTTCGGCGAGGACGGCCTCAATGTCGACAACGGACAGCTCACCATGGACGCTCCTTCAACCTGGCGCTCCAGCGACAGCCAGACAGCCCACCAGCAGTTCAACGGCACAATCTCAAACGTCATGGTCTTCGACGAACAGCTCGGGGGCGAGGCCATGGCGACGCTGGCAGGCGAGGTCGACACCGATGCCCTGGCCGCCCTCGCCCAGGACGACCTGATGCCTGCCTTCCAGCAGCTCCATCACGGTTCCGACGAGGCCAAGGCGCTCGCCATGGCCTACGGCTTCAACCACATGGGCGAGATGACCTCCGGTGCCGCCTACCAGGAAGGCACCGACCAGGGCGAGACCATCGAGGGAACCGAGCAGGACGATGCCATCAATGCCGGCCTTGGTGA
- a CDS encoding Gfo/Idh/MocA family oxidoreductase: MAIEGKDNPQSKPIRLGMVGGGKDAFIGAVHRIASRIDGRYELVAGALSSTPEKALESGQALGLKHDRIYTDFEAMAKREARLKDGIEAVAIVTPNHVHYPAAKAFLKRGIHVICDKPLTSTLADAKKLVKAAESSEALFFLTHNYTGYPMVRQAREMVQNGDLGAIRVIQVEYPQDWLTVEQNNKQADWRTDPARSGAGGSTGDIGTHAYNLACFITGQPAESLAADLQSFVSGRQVDDNGHVMLRYASGARGMLWCSQVAPGNENNLKIRVYGDKGGLEWHQENPNYLHVTPFGEPKRIITRGGAGMLDSIAPATRIPPGHPEGYLEGFANLYKDAADVIRARQAGKKTDSLVPGISDGLAGVQFVDACVRSSARNAAWVKLGG; encoded by the coding sequence ATGGCGATAGAAGGAAAAGACAATCCGCAGTCGAAACCAATCCGGCTCGGCATGGTCGGGGGCGGCAAGGATGCCTTTATCGGCGCGGTTCACCGCATCGCGTCGAGGATCGACGGACGCTACGAACTGGTTGCCGGTGCGCTCTCCTCGACGCCGGAAAAGGCCCTGGAATCGGGCCAGGCACTCGGGCTGAAGCATGACCGGATCTACACCGATTTCGAGGCAATGGCCAAGCGCGAGGCGCGTCTGAAAGATGGCATCGAAGCGGTCGCCATCGTCACGCCCAACCACGTCCACTATCCGGCGGCAAAGGCGTTTCTCAAACGCGGCATCCACGTGATCTGCGACAAGCCGCTGACGTCGACGCTTGCCGACGCCAAGAAGCTGGTCAAAGCGGCCGAAAGCTCCGAAGCGCTGTTCTTCCTGACGCATAATTACACCGGCTACCCGATGGTGCGGCAGGCGCGCGAAATGGTTCAAAATGGCGATCTCGGTGCGATCCGCGTGATCCAGGTCGAGTATCCGCAGGACTGGCTGACCGTCGAGCAGAACAACAAGCAGGCGGACTGGCGCACCGATCCCGCCAGGTCGGGCGCCGGGGGATCGACCGGCGATATCGGCACCCATGCCTACAATCTCGCCTGTTTCATCACCGGCCAGCCCGCCGAAAGCCTTGCAGCCGATTTGCAATCTTTCGTGTCCGGTCGCCAGGTCGACGACAACGGTCACGTCATGCTGCGCTACGCCAGCGGTGCGCGCGGCATGCTCTGGTGTTCCCAGGTCGCGCCGGGCAACGAGAACAATCTCAAGATCCGGGTCTATGGCGACAAGGGCGGCCTCGAATGGCACCAGGAGAACCCGAACTACCTCCATGTCACGCCCTTCGGCGAGCCGAAGCGCATCATCACGCGCGGAGGCGCCGGCATGCTCGACAGCATCGCCCCGGCAACCCGCATCCCTCCGGGCCACCCGGAAGGTTACCTGGAAGGCTTCGCCAATCTCTACAAGGACGCCGCGGATGTGATCCGGGCGCGTCAGGCGGGCAAGAAGACAGACTCGCTCGTGCCAGGCATCAGCGACGGACTTGCCGGTGTTCAGTTCGTCGATGCCTGCGTCAGGTCCTCCGCGAGGAACGCCGCCTGGGTGAAGCTCGGCGGCTGA
- a CDS encoding sugar phosphate isomerase/epimerase family protein: MKTIKGPALFLAQFAGDEAPFNSWDSITKWAADCGYAGVQIPSWDRRLIDLSKAASSMSYCEDLAGRARENGVEITELSTHLQGQLVAVHPAYDTAFDGFAAPEVRGNPSARQAWAVDQVKLALAASRNLGIDAHATFSGALAWPYLYPWPQRPAGLVETAFDELAKRWRPILDYADELGVDVCYEIHPGEDLHDGITFEMFLDRLDAHPRCKMLYDPSHYVLQCLDYLDNLDIYKDRIGMFHVKDAEFNPTGRQGVYGGYASWVDRAGRFRSLGDGQVDFGAVFSKMAANDFDGWAVVEWECCLKHPEDGAREGAAFVRDHIITVTEKAFDDFADGGTDDAANRKMLGID; this comes from the coding sequence ATGAAGACCATCAAGGGCCCTGCCCTGTTCCTTGCCCAGTTTGCCGGTGACGAAGCTCCGTTCAACTCCTGGGACAGCATCACGAAATGGGCCGCCGATTGCGGCTATGCCGGCGTTCAGATACCGAGTTGGGACCGCCGCCTGATCGATCTCTCCAAAGCCGCAAGTTCCATGTCCTATTGCGAGGATCTTGCCGGGCGCGCCAGAGAGAACGGCGTCGAGATCACCGAACTGTCGACCCACCTTCAGGGCCAGCTGGTGGCCGTGCATCCGGCCTATGACACCGCCTTTGACGGCTTTGCCGCGCCGGAGGTCCGCGGCAACCCCTCTGCCCGGCAGGCATGGGCCGTGGATCAGGTCAAACTGGCGCTGGCTGCCAGCCGGAATCTCGGCATTGATGCGCATGCGACCTTCTCCGGCGCCCTCGCCTGGCCTTATCTTTATCCGTGGCCGCAACGGCCGGCCGGTCTTGTCGAAACGGCGTTTGACGAACTGGCCAAGCGCTGGCGTCCGATCCTCGACTATGCGGACGAATTGGGTGTCGATGTCTGCTACGAGATCCATCCGGGGGAAGACCTGCATGACGGGATCACTTTCGAGATGTTCCTCGACCGGCTGGATGCGCATCCGCGCTGCAAGATGCTTTACGATCCGTCGCACTATGTCCTTCAGTGCCTCGACTATCTCGACAATCTTGACATCTACAAGGACAGGATCGGCATGTTCCACGTCAAGGATGCGGAGTTCAACCCGACGGGCCGCCAGGGCGTTTACGGTGGCTATGCGTCCTGGGTGGACCGTGCCGGCCGGTTCCGTTCGCTCGGAGACGGACAGGTCGACTTCGGCGCCGTTTTCTCCAAGATGGCGGCGAACGATTTCGACGGCTGGGCCGTTGTCGAGTGGGAATGCTGTCTGAAGCATCCCGAGGACGGCGCGCGCGAGGGAGCGGCCTTCGTCAGGGATCACATCATCACAGTGACGGAAAAAGCCTTTGACGATTTCGCAGATGGCGGTACCGATGATGCAGCCAACAGGAAAATGCTGGGTATCGACTAG
- a CDS encoding substrate-binding domain-containing protein: protein MLWKTTLGMMAVTSMLAFAGLAAAEDKIKIGVSYPTPTHAWAAGMNWHAEQAEKRLEALHPDVDLILVNSPDPGAQASALEDLVSVHQIDALVVLPFESEPLTDPVLNVKKSGAWITVVDRGLSQPGIEDLYVAGNNPELGRVSAQYMKGRLKDGDNIVVLRGIPTVIDNERFDAFMAEIEGSGINVLDHKHANWNRDDGFEVMQDFLSRFPDIDAVWAQDDDIAIGVVAALKQAGRDGNGMFVVGGAGMKEIIKGIMDGDELIPVNVLYPPAMIATAMDATVNAVKSNGPVAGRYILGATLITRDNAESYYFPDSPF from the coding sequence ATGCTCTGGAAAACAACACTCGGAATGATGGCGGTCACAAGCATGCTGGCCTTTGCCGGCCTGGCCGCCGCCGAAGACAAGATCAAGATTGGCGTCAGCTATCCGACACCGACCCACGCCTGGGCGGCCGGCATGAACTGGCATGCGGAACAGGCTGAAAAACGCCTCGAAGCGCTACACCCGGATGTGGATCTGATCCTGGTCAACTCGCCCGATCCGGGCGCGCAGGCAAGCGCCCTGGAGGATCTCGTGTCCGTTCACCAGATCGACGCCCTTGTCGTGCTGCCGTTCGAATCCGAGCCCCTGACCGATCCCGTTCTCAACGTGAAGAAATCGGGAGCCTGGATCACCGTCGTGGACCGGGGCCTCAGCCAGCCCGGTATCGAGGACCTCTATGTTGCCGGAAACAACCCGGAACTCGGCCGCGTTTCCGCACAATACATGAAGGGCCGCCTCAAGGACGGCGACAACATCGTCGTTCTGCGCGGCATTCCGACCGTCATCGACAATGAACGCTTCGACGCGTTCATGGCCGAAATCGAAGGTTCGGGGATCAATGTGCTGGATCACAAGCATGCCAACTGGAACCGCGACGACGGCTTCGAGGTCATGCAGGACTTCCTCTCGCGCTTTCCCGACATCGATGCGGTTTGGGCGCAGGACGATGACATCGCGATCGGTGTCGTGGCGGCCCTCAAGCAGGCAGGCCGGGACGGCAACGGCATGTTCGTCGTCGGCGGCGCAGGCATGAAGGAGATCATCAAGGGCATCATGGATGGCGATGAACTGATCCCGGTCAACGTGCTTTATCCGCCCGCAATGATCGCGACCGCAATGGACGCGACGGTCAATGCGGTGAAATCGAACGGACCGGTCGCAGGACGCTATATCCTCGGCGCCACCTTGATCACCCGTGACAATGCCGAGAGCTACTACTTCCCGGATTCTCCGTTCTAA
- a CDS encoding ABC transporter permease: MMTASEDGDAKAARKLAVDFKTLGPALALLLLCVIGYLLNPAFASEGNLTNLLTRSAFIGIIAVGATFVITAGGIDLSVGSMAAAISGVMIIVMNNAVETLGTGIPTVLLGCGLAILLGIGAGWINGALTTKGKIEAFIVTLGTMGIYRSLVTYFADGGTLSLNFDIRGTYRPVYYDSFLGLPFPVWVFIGVAICGWLLLNRTAFGRYCTAIGSNEAVAKYSAINVDRVKTLTYIIQGLCVSFATIIYVPRLGSASASTGVLWELEAIAAVIIGGTVLKGGYGRIGGTILGALILTTIGNILNFTDMISNYLNGTMQGLIIIVAVLLQRSDWKFGKKAKP; encoded by the coding sequence ATGATGACCGCATCTGAAGACGGAGACGCAAAGGCCGCCAGGAAGCTCGCCGTCGACTTCAAGACACTCGGCCCTGCCCTTGCCCTGCTGCTGCTGTGCGTGATCGGATATCTGCTCAACCCGGCCTTCGCGAGCGAGGGCAACCTGACCAACCTGCTGACACGTTCGGCCTTTATCGGCATCATCGCGGTCGGTGCGACCTTCGTCATCACGGCAGGCGGCATCGATCTGTCCGTCGGCTCGATGGCTGCGGCCATTTCGGGTGTCATGATCATCGTCATGAACAATGCGGTGGAAACGCTCGGAACAGGTATTCCGACGGTCCTGCTCGGCTGCGGGCTGGCGATCCTGCTCGGCATCGGAGCCGGCTGGATCAACGGTGCGCTGACGACCAAGGGCAAGATCGAAGCCTTTATCGTGACGCTCGGCACGATGGGCATCTACCGCTCGCTGGTGACCTATTTCGCCGACGGGGGAACCTTGTCGCTCAACTTCGACATCCGCGGAACCTACCGACCGGTCTACTACGACAGCTTTCTGGGACTGCCCTTCCCGGTCTGGGTGTTCATCGGCGTTGCCATCTGCGGCTGGCTGCTCCTAAACCGGACCGCGTTCGGACGTTACTGCACCGCGATCGGATCCAACGAGGCGGTCGCAAAATACTCGGCCATAAATGTCGATCGCGTGAAGACGCTGACCTACATCATTCAGGGCCTGTGCGTCTCCTTCGCAACGATCATCTACGTGCCCCGGCTCGGATCGGCCTCCGCATCGACCGGCGTGCTGTGGGAACTGGAGGCCATCGCGGCCGTCATCATCGGCGGCACCGTTCTGAAAGGCGGCTATGGCCGGATCGGCGGCACGATCCTGGGCGCGCTCATTCTGACGACCATCGGCAACATCTTGAACTTCACCGACATGATCTCGAACTATCTCAACGGAACGATGCAGGGCCTGATCATCATCGTCGCGGTTCTCCTGCAGCGAAGTGACTGGAAATTCGGCAAGAAAGCCAAACCCTGA